A region of the Emcibacteraceae bacterium genome:
GCCAGCTTCCGCTGATTTTGACATTAATTTCTGCTCATTTGACAGCGCAAAAAACTGTTCGGCGGCCTTCCACGCGTTATCAATCACTTTTTGATCAATGCCATGATTTTCAATGATCAGAAAACCTATTTCCCGGCAGATGTCATCCACCTGATCAGCAATTTTGCCCCGCTCGGCATCAGTCCCGTCAATAAAGGCCCCGATATCAACGCGCGCCAGTGTTTCAATATTTTCTTTTCCGCCCATCTGATTGCCTTTATTCATTTTCGAGGCGGCTATAATCCGCCGCCACCTGCGCCGCCAGCTTCGCATTATTAAGGACAAGTTTTATATTGGTTTCAAGGCTTTCGCCGCCGGTCTGTTCGGCAATGCGCGCCAGAAGAAATGGTGTCGTCTCCTTGCCGGTAATACTGCGCCTGTCCATTTCCCTAATCGCGTCGTTAATGGTGGCTTCTATTTTGTCCGGGTCTTGGGCAAATTCCTCCGGTACCGGGTTGGTGATCAGCACCCCGCCTTCAAGCCCAAGATCATATTTTGCTTTCATTGCCCGCGCAATGTCGCCTGCGCTATCAAGGCGGTAATCAACTTTAAACCCACTGCTTCTGGCATAAAAGGCGGGCACATGATCGGTTTTATAACCGACAACAGGCACCCCCACCGTTTCCAGATATTCAAGCGTGCGGCCGATATCCAGGATTGATTTAATCCCGGCACAAACCACACTGACATTGGTTTTTGATAATTCCTGAAGGTCGGCGGATATATCCATTGAAAGCTCGCCGCCGCGGTGAACACCGCCGATGCCGCCGGTGGCAAATATTTTAATTCCCGCCAGCGCCGAAATAATCATGGTTGCCGCCACCGTGGTTGCACCGTCGCCCTTATTTGCGACGATAAAGGGGATATCACGGCGGCTGGCTTTAATCACGTCCAGTCCGCTTTTCCCCAGATATTCAAGTTCCCCGTCATTAAGGCCGACTTTAAGCCGCCCGCCTAGAATGGCAATGGTCGCGGGGACAGCGCCATGGTCACGGACCATTTGTTCAACCTCTTTCGCGGTTTCAACATTTTTCGGGTAAGGCATTCCGTGGGAAATGATCGTCGATTCCAGGGCGACAACCGGCTTTCCCGCGTCTATCGCCGCCGCAATTTCCGGCAGTATATCAAGGTAACTTTTCATATGTTTATTGACCATTTTTATTATCCATTATTTTTTTCACCATCAACACCGACATGGCCGGGTTGATTGTCCCCTCATGCGCCATTGCCAGCTTTGCCGCGGAGGTCGAAAATTTTATTGCTTCCGGCATATCCCATTTCTGCAGATATGAAAAGACCAGACCGGCGACAAAGGCGTCCCCCGCTCCTGTTGCATTGACCGGTCTTGATGTCTCACTGTCCGATTTATTAATGCCATGCTCAAGTCCGTTACTATAATATACGCCTTCCGCGCCAAGGGTAATGATGACATTTTGAACGCCCTTTTCATGAAGCCAGCCCGCCATTTTATCAAGATCGGCGATCCGCCCGCAAATTGCTTCCGCTTCTTCCCTGTTGGCTTTAAGTGTGTGTATGTTCGCGAGGTGAGGCAATATTTTTGGGGCTTTGGCAGTGGAAACCACATCAACAAATATCGGGCAGGTTTTCCCATATGCCGCTATTTCAGCAATCGCAGCTTCCGTCAGGTTGGTATCCATGACGATCGCCGCGGCCTCTTTGATGGTTTTCTGATGGCTTTTTATATATTCGGGGGTGAGAGTCTCCATAATATCCATATCATTGATGGCAACTGCCATATCGCCCTGCCCGTCAAGCACGGCAAGATAGGTTGACGTACGCCTGCCCGCTGCCCTTAAAACGCCGCTCATATCAATACCGCTTTCTTCCCCGGCACGGATCAGCTGATCGCCATAAAGATCGTCACCCACCGCCCCCAAAAACCGGCAGTTCGCCCCAAGCATGCTCAGGTTTTCAGCAATATTGCGCGCAACGCCGCCGGGGCTTAAGCTTACCCGACCGGGGTTTGAATCCCGAGCGACCAGCGGCCCCGTCGACGCGCCGCAAATATCCATGTTGGCACCGCCGATCACAGCAATAAAGGGATCATTAATTTTTGGGTTTAAAGTTTCCATTTGAAAGTGAAGCTACGGTGAAGCATGCCCCGGGTCAACAACTTATTAACCCTGTCTTAAGATACCCTGTGATTTAATATCAAAATGAAATTTTATCGCACCATAGGGCTGATTGCCCTGACCCTGACTTTGGCCGCCTGTGCCAGCACGCCGGATGTGGCGGTGATCCGTGCGCCCAGCCCGGAAAACCCCAACGTCACGGCGTCAAAACCGACCCCACCGGCGGCCCCCAGCACCACTGGCAGCTGCATAGCCGATGCCGGTAAAGTCGGCCGTCCCTATACGGTGCGCGGGGTGCGCTATGTGCCAAGCCACGACCCGGATTATAATAAAACCGGGCTTGCCTCCTATTACGGGAAAAATCATCATGGAAACCAGACCGCGAGCGGCGAAACATTTAACATGAATGCGATGTCAGCCGCCCATACCACATTGCCGCTGCCCAGCTGTGTGCTTGTCACCAATCTCGAGAACGGTAAATCGGTCATTCTACGCGTTAATGACCGTGGGCCTTTCATTAAGGGTCGTATCATTGATGTGTCCTACGCCGCGGCAAAAGAGCTTGATTTTATCGGTGCTGGCCTTGCCCGTGTGCGGGTTGAGGTTGTTGATTAAGCTTATTGCGCAGGATTGTTCAGATATTTCTGTTCAATGAAGAAAAACTGCACTGTTGTATCGCCGACATTTAAAAGCTCATGCCATTTGGTCCCCATGCTGTTTCCTGACCGCCCGGTCACACTGGTGCTTTCGCGTGTGCCGTTTTCCGTTGTCACCCGCAGTGTCCCACCGGAAATGACATAGGTAAAATAGGGCCCGTGTGTGTGGCGGTCCTGTCCCACCCCCGGTGGATAGGTGCAAGTGCCGGTGCGGATTTTATCATCCTCATAAAGCACGACGCAGACCGGTTTTCCCTTCCACCCGGCTTCAATAGTATCCGGCAGCCTTTCCTGCGCATTGGCAACGATCGGCAACAGCATCAAAGCTAGCAATATTTTTTTCATAATCCACCCTTTAATATTTTCCCAAATCTTAAGCGCAATTCTCGTCAAAAGGCAAGATAACATTTATCCGTTGCCAAATTTATGACCTTTGTTAAACTCGGGAGAAAAAAAGGGAGTGGGAAAATGATTAAATCTGTCAAAATAATGCTGGCCTTTATTTTTGCGCTGTTTTTATTTGGCTGTTCATCGCCGCTGGATAAGGCCGCGGAAAAAGCTGAGCAGATGTTTAACGAGGTTGCCGCCCTTCCCTATATCCCCGGGATCAATGTGGCGGTTGCAGATAGCAGCGGTGTGATCTGGGCGGAAGGGTTCGGTTATGCCAATCTTGAGGATAAAACCCCGATGTCCCCCGCGACCAAAATGCGGATTGGTTCAGTCGCCAAGGTGATCACCACCGCCGCCCTGATGCAGGAGGTTGAACGCGGGGAAATTGACCTTGATGCCGATATCAGGACCTATGTCCCCGACTGGCCGAGGACCCACGCAATAATAACCATCCGCGAGCTTGCCAACCATACCGCCGGGGTCCGCCATTATCAGGGCGACGAATTTGCGTCCAACGTCCAATATGACAGCACCCTTGATGCGCTTAATATTCTTAAAAATGACCCGCTTAAATTCGCGCCCGGCAGCCAGTATAGCTATTCCACTTATGGCTGGACCCTGATCAGCGCCGCGATGGAAGCGGCGGAAGGCCGGGACTTTAAATCAATCATCCGCGATGAGGTCCTCACCCCCCTTAACATGACCGACACCACATTTGATGACGCCGAACCGGTTATCGCCAATCGGCAGGGATCCTACGATTATATTGAAGGTGCATTGGTCAATTCCCCCGCCGTTAACAGCAGTTATAAATATGCCGGGGGCGGTTTTCTGGCGACACCCACCGATGTGGTTAAATTCGCCATGGCACACGCGACACCGGGTTTTTTAAGGGCGGAAAGTTTAAGTGAAATGTTCACCCGTGGTGATGTCTCCCCCCACGGGATCGGCTGGGTTGTCGGCTTTGACCGTTACCGCGCGGCCTTCACCGCAAACCCGGAACAGGCGGCTGATGTTATCGCCATGATGGACCGTCACCCCCATACGGTGATGCATTCGGGGGGCAGCACCGGCGGGCTGACCATGATGATTCTCTGCCTTGATCATAACCGGGCGGTGGCGCTTACCAAAAATGTCGGCAATGCCCCGCCAGCCAATCAGGATCAGGCCAATCATTTTTTACTGGCCCTTAAAACGCTTGATATATTTCACACTGAAATGGATGAAAAGTAATTAAATTCGTCTATTTACTATCAACTTCGGTCAGGATCATCTGATAGACCAGTTTCATATTATCATAAACTTCTTCGTTGATAATACCGCCAAAGGCCGGCGCCAGTAGATTATCATCACAGACATGATAAAATGATTTTTCATCGGTGAGCAACACACTGTCCGCTTCGGCATAAAAATTACTGTTTTGCAGGATATGATATTCCATCAGGTAATTATTTCGGTCCTGAATATAAAAATTCATATCCGCCTTTCCCGCATTGCTCGAAAAAGAAGCGGTGATTTTTTTTAACTTATCGCCATCGAAATAGGCGTATGCA
Encoded here:
- a CDS encoding septal ring lytic transglycosylase RlpA family protein; translated protein: MKFYRTIGLIALTLTLAACASTPDVAVIRAPSPENPNVTASKPTPPAAPSTTGSCIADAGKVGRPYTVRGVRYVPSHDPDYNKTGLASYYGKNHHGNQTASGETFNMNAMSAAHTTLPLPSCVLVTNLENGKSVILRVNDRGPFIKGRIIDVSYAAAKELDFIGAGLARVRVEVVD
- a CDS encoding PfkB family carbohydrate kinase; its protein translation is METLNPKINDPFIAVIGGANMDICGASTGPLVARDSNPGRVSLSPGGVARNIAENLSMLGANCRFLGAVGDDLYGDQLIRAGEESGIDMSGVLRAAGRRTSTYLAVLDGQGDMAVAINDMDIMETLTPEYIKSHQKTIKEAAAIVMDTNLTEAAIAEIAAYGKTCPIFVDVVSTAKAPKILPHLANIHTLKANREEAEAICGRIADLDKMAGWLHEKGVQNVIITLGAEGVYYSNGLEHGINKSDSETSRPVNATGAGDAFVAGLVFSYLQKWDMPEAIKFSTSAAKLAMAHEGTINPAMSVLMVKKIMDNKNGQ
- a CDS encoding pseudouridine-5'-phosphate glycosidase translates to MVNKHMKSYLDILPEIAAAIDAGKPVVALESTIISHGMPYPKNVETAKEVEQMVRDHGAVPATIAILGGRLKVGLNDGELEYLGKSGLDVIKASRRDIPFIVANKGDGATTVAATMIISALAGIKIFATGGIGGVHRGGELSMDISADLQELSKTNVSVVCAGIKSILDIGRTLEYLETVGVPVVGYKTDHVPAFYARSSGFKVDYRLDSAGDIARAMKAKYDLGLEGGVLITNPVPEEFAQDPDKIEATINDAIREMDRRSITGKETTPFLLARIAEQTGGESLETNIKLVLNNAKLAAQVAADYSRLENE
- a CDS encoding serine hydrolase domain-containing protein, which codes for MIKSVKIMLAFIFALFLFGCSSPLDKAAEKAEQMFNEVAALPYIPGINVAVADSSGVIWAEGFGYANLEDKTPMSPATKMRIGSVAKVITTAALMQEVERGEIDLDADIRTYVPDWPRTHAIITIRELANHTAGVRHYQGDEFASNVQYDSTLDALNILKNDPLKFAPGSQYSYSTYGWTLISAAMEAAEGRDFKSIIRDEVLTPLNMTDTTFDDAEPVIANRQGSYDYIEGALVNSPAVNSSYKYAGGGFLATPTDVVKFAMAHATPGFLRAESLSEMFTRGDVSPHGIGWVVGFDRYRAAFTANPEQAADVIAMMDRHPHTVMHSGGSTGGLTMMILCLDHNRAVALTKNVGNAPPANQDQANHFLLALKTLDIFHTEMDEK